In Populus alba chromosome 1, ASM523922v2, whole genome shotgun sequence, a single window of DNA contains:
- the LOC118045696 gene encoding putative box C/D snoRNA protein SPCC613.07 encodes MEKQQQEEEPLSLNSDLKKQETVLCEECKEKPSKYKCPGCSVRSCSLDCVKAHKQRASCSGKRSQTHFVPLSQFDDNVLLSDYNLLEEIKRVADSARRTRTKLHPHPPYSRFPPHRQDLKRAAARRRTKLLFLPSGMSKREKNQTQYDPRKKSISWTIEWRFHSTDVVLHDHGVHEDTELFSVIEKHLKPGPWNHPLRQFCDQPLDSLKFFIRKYPKGPKSTFCEINTKASLRQQLANVVILEHPVIHVFLPSHKYDFDVVKDVRLVNHRLDAKNSASNDCPSPKGIVFREEQIEDEANICSSDPQVYDLMKNEILSPSNQICHHNASVKALENIFDDSLAVREAPANGVHSSSKSEGTFENMEFDFDQGLMDAYSDLIAQINPDDFLDLEGVFSKEEEERNDHFGSMETFSVEEELEEGEIAE; translated from the exons ATGGAGAAGCAGCAACAAGAGGAAGAGCCATTGTCATTAAACTCAGaccttaaaaaacaagaaactgtATTATGCGAAGAATGCAAAGAAAAACCATCAAAATACAAATGCCCAGGTTGCTCTGTACGCTCTTGCAGCCTCGATTGTGTCAAAGCTCACAAGCAACGCGCTTCCTGTTCTGGAAAACGAAGCCAGACCCACTTTGTCCCTCTATCTCAATTCGATGACAATGTCCTCTTGTCCG ATTATAATTTGCTTGAGGAAATCAAGAGGGTTGCTGATTCTGCTCGGAGGACGAGAACTAAATTGCACCCACATCCTCCTTATTCTAGATTTCCACCTCACCGTCAAGACCTTAAACGTGCTGCTGCAAGACGGAGAACGAAGCTCCTCTTCCTTCCTAGTGGAATGTCAAAGAGGGAAAAGAACCAGACTCAATACGACCCAAG GAAGAAATCCATCTCTTGGACAATTGAGTGGCGGTTTCACTCAACTGATGTTGTTTTACATGACCACGG AGTACATGAAGACACCGAACTTTTCTCTGTAATTGAGAAGCATTTGAAACCTGGACCATGGAACCATCCATTAAGGCAATTTTGTGATCAGCCTTTGGACTCGCTCAAGTTTTTTATCCGCAAGTATCCAAAG ggacCCAAGTCCACTTTCTGTGAGATTAACACCAAGGCCTCTTTAAGGCAGCAATTAGCCAATGTAGTTATCCTGGAACACCCTGTTATTCATGTTTTCCTTCCATCACACAagtatgattttgatgttgtcAAAGATGTTCGTCTTGTCAATCATAGATTGGATGCTAAGAATTCTGCCAGCAATGATTGCCCAAGTCCAAAAGGCATTGTCTTTAGGGAAGAGCAAATAGAAGATGAAGCCAATATTTGCTCTTCCGATCCCCAAGTTTatgatttgatgaaaaatgaaattttgagcCCGTCAAATCAAATCTGTCATCATAACGCATCTGTGAAAGCATTAGAAAACATATTTGATGACTCTTTGGCTGTGAGAGAAGCACCAGCTAATGGTGTGCATTCCAGCTCCAAGAGCGAGGGGACTTTTGAGAATATGGAATTTGACTTTGATCAAGGTTTGATGGATGCATACTCAGATCTCATTGCACAAATTAATCCTGATGACTTTCTTGATTTAGAGGGTGTGTTTtccaaggaagaagaagagaggaatgATCATTTTGGTTCCATGGAGACTTTTTCAGTGGAAGAGGAATTGGAAGAGGGGGAGATTGCAGAATAA
- the LOC118045611 gene encoding uncharacterized protein — MWRFKHFTQKEPAGLEGRNVDVGNLKIHVRNAIAEGGFSCVYLARDAVHASKQYALKHMIYNDEELSDLVMKEINVMKALKGHPNVVTLYAHTILDMGRTKEALLVMEFCEKSLVNVLESRGAAYFEEKQVLSIFRDVCNAVFAMHSQSLPIAHRDLKAENLLLGPDGLWKLCDFGSTSTNHKRFEKPEEMGIEEDNIRKHTTPAYRAPEMWDLLRRDLINEKVDIWALGCLLYRICYFKSAFDGESKLQILNGNYRIPDLPKYSSPVIDLIRDMLQASPDDRPDITQVWFRVNEQLPVNLQKSLPDGPPEMQSAGIHGGIAKAANRSPPMPQRSPPPPPSSGGGGGGGQLGAFWSTHHAKDSLFVEDKTRPKFDEEPSHNTSQQDRNQSENRSFPKNASPAKQENVHTIVAGRRNVHNKLHVPEDGASKDFELTFSQKDMDHGMERPKASKPAATHLFQDEAFSTFVAEFDSNKLNSRVSNNKEGKEEALEAEIERLKEQLKQVNSEKAEITLKFEKLSAICRSQRQEIQELKQTLAARTPSPNKYQASSRIQPSASPPQEKSDWSTPSPESKSWQAFADDNKSRQKPVSKGNSPQSVRTRNAHQNKQAAELTSNIDSWGFGSESFTAVPAASSQISGSNTEVHSGGSKIMESQPATQPAGWAGF; from the exons ATGTGGAGGTTCAAACATTTTACTCAAAAAGAACCAGCAGGCCTTGAAGGTCGCAATGTTGATGTTGGCAATCTTAAGATTCATGTTCGAAATGCCATTGCGGAGGGAGGATTTTCCTGTGTATATTTAGCTCGAGATGCTGTGCATGCATCAAAGCAATACGCTTTAAAGCACATGATATACAATGATGAAGAATTGTCGGACTTGGTGATGAAGGAGATAAATGTGATGAAGGCGCTCAAAGGGCATCCTAATGTTGTTACACTTTATGCACATACCATCTTAGATATGGGAAGAACAAAGGAAGCACTCCTTGTAATGGAATTTTGTGAAAAATCTCTGGTTAATGTGCTGGAGAGCAGGGGAGCAGCATATTTTGAGGAGAAACAAGTACTTTCCATATTTAGAGATGTCTGCAATGCTGTCTTTGCTATGCACTCTCAATCTCTGCCAATCGCTCACCG AGATTTGAAAGCTGAGAATCTTTTGCTGGGGCCTGATGGACTGTGGAAATTATGTGATTTTGGGAGCACCTCTACAAATCATAAACGCTTTGAGAAGCCTGAAGAAATGGGTATTGAAGAAGACAACATTCGGAAGCACACAACACCTGCCTATAGAGCCCCTGAG ATGTGGGATTTGTTGCGGAGAGATCTTATAAATGAGAAGGTAGACATATGG GCTCTTGGATGTCTGCTCTATCGCATATGCTACTTCAAGAGTGCATTTGATGGAGAATCAAAGCTGCAAATATTAAATGGGAACTATCGCATTCCAGATTTACCCAAATACAGCTCGCCAGTGATAGACTTGATCAGAGACATGCTTCAAGCATCACCAGATGACCGACCAGACATCACGCAG GTATGGTTTCGTGTTAATGAGCAGCTACCAGTTAATTTGCAGAAGTCATTGCCTGACGGACCACCTGAAATGCAATCTGCTGGTATACATGGAG GTATTGCAAAAGCTGCAAATAGGTCGCCTCCAATGCCTCAAAGAAGtccaccacctcctccttcATCTGGGGGTGGGGGAGGTGGGGGACAGCTTGGTGCTTTCTGGTCAACGCATCACGCTAAGGATTCACTGTTTGTCGAAGACAAGACCAGACCTAAATTTGATGAAGAACCTAGCCATAACACATCACAACAAGATAGGAATCAGTCAGAGAATCGCAGTTTTCCCAAAAACGCTAGTCCTGCAAAGCAAGAAAATGTACATACCATTGTGGCTGGTAGGAGGAATGTCCATAATAAATTACATGTGCCTGAGGATGGTGCTTCCAAGGACTTTGAATTAACTTTCTCTCAGAAAGATATGGATCATGGCATGGAGAGGCCAAAAGCATCAAAACCGGCTGCTACTCATTTATTTCAAGATGAGGCTTTTAGTACTTTTGTTGCTGAATTTGATAGCAATAAGCTCAACTCAAGAGTTAGTAATaacaaagaaggaaaggaagaagCACTAGAGGCTGAAATAGAGAGGCTTAAAGAGCAGCTGAAGCAGGTAAACTCTGAGAAGGCTGAAATaactttgaaatttgaaaagctATCTGCCATTTGTCGATCTCAGAGACAGGAGATACAGGAGCTCAAGCAAACACTAGCCGCAAGAACTCCTTCGCCGAATAAATATCAAGCCTCATCTAGAATTCAACCATCTGCAAGTCCTCcg CAAGAAAAATCTGACTGGAGTACCCCAAGCCCAGAGTCAAAGTCATGGCAAGCATTTGCAGATGATAACAAGTCACGGCAGAAGCCTGTTTCAAAAGGCAACAGTCCACAGTCTGTTAGAACCAGAAACGCACACCAGAATAAGCAGGCTGCTGAATTAACATCTAATATTGATTCGTGGGGTTTTGGATCAGAGAGTTTTACAGCTGTTCCTGCTGCCAGCTCTCAAATTTCAGGATCTAATACTGAAGTGCACTCAGGTGGGTCAAAGATTATGGAGAGCCAGCCAGCTACTCAACCTGCTGGATGGGCTGGTTTCTAG